The following coding sequences are from one Leptolyngbya sp. NIES-3755 window:
- a CDS encoding chaperone protein DnaJ (ab initio prediction:Prodigal:2.6;~similar to AA sequence:cyanobase_aa:all1488) → MKFSDDRAILEAHFATLHLASNASLSEVKAAYRQLARRFHPDLNPNYADATERFKSINVAYEAISQYLNDRIQEPPKKYVECDRVPVESNEIYNSFVDAFMGNTRR, encoded by the coding sequence GTGAAATTTTCGGACGATCGAGCAATTTTAGAAGCTCATTTCGCGACGCTTCACCTTGCTTCTAACGCTTCACTTTCAGAAGTCAAAGCCGCTTATCGTCAATTGGCAAGACGATTTCACCCAGATTTAAACCCAAATTATGCAGATGCGACCGAGCGATTTAAGTCGATTAATGTTGCTTACGAAGCGATTAGCCAGTATTTGAACGATCGGATTCAAGAACCGCCCAAAAAATATGTAGAATGCGATCGCGTTCCGGTTGAGTCGAACGAGATTTATAACAGTTTCGTCGATGCTTTTATGGGCAATACTCGACGTTAA
- a CDS encoding peptidase C14, caspase catalytic subunit P20 (similar to AA sequence:cyanobase_aa:MAE24870), translated as MLQRRHFLQAATSALVTLGIGQFEIQQHGANYAKAIAQSTPRKRALLIGINEYPGDSGIQGEWSRLQGAVTDTMLQKELLTHRFGFGEIRTLVDDQAKRSRILEEIEDLVRWAKPGDVVVIHYSGHGSTVVDPHQICKDGVNGTIVPIDSEFKVQGGQVQDITSGTLFLLMSAIKTENLTVVLDSCYSGAGVRGNLVFRSRPGQVEFRD; from the coding sequence ATGCTTCAGCGTCGGCATTTTCTTCAGGCAGCAACATCCGCTCTGGTAACTTTGGGAATTGGACAGTTTGAGATCCAACAGCATGGAGCGAACTATGCAAAAGCGATCGCACAATCGACTCCACGCAAAAGGGCACTGCTAATCGGCATCAATGAATATCCTGGCGATAGTGGTATCCAAGGCGAATGGAGCCGATTACAAGGCGCAGTCACCGATACAATGCTGCAAAAAGAACTATTAACTCATCGATTTGGATTTGGTGAGATTAGAACCTTAGTGGATGATCAAGCGAAGCGATCGAGAATCTTAGAAGAAATCGAAGACTTGGTACGATGGGCAAAACCGGGTGATGTGGTAGTCATTCACTATTCTGGACATGGATCAACCGTGGTCGATCCTCACCAAATTTGCAAAGACGGTGTGAATGGGACGATCGTGCCGATTGATTCAGAGTTCAAAGTTCAAGGGGGACAAGTTCAAGACATCACATCAGGAACCCTCTTTTTGCTGATGTCTGCGATCAAAACTGAGAATCTGACCGTTGTGCTTGATAGTTGTTACTCCGGGGCAGGAGTACGAGGAAATTTAGTATTTCGATCGCGTCCGGGGCAAGTAGAATTCCGAGACTAA